GTCCCGCGCGATGCCCTCAACGGCGGTGTCCGCGGCCATGGTGCCGGGGTGCAGCAGGTCCAGCACCAGCGTACCCTCCCGCTGGATCGAGCCGTCCGGGTTGCGCCACTGGCCCGCGGCGTGGAAGACCGTGAGCCCGTCGGGGAAGCGCGGCGTCACGCGCTCGCGCAGGAACTCCATCCACTGCGCCTCCGTCACGCTGTCCCCGCCCGCGATCCCCCGCCCGAAGTACAGCCGGTCCTCCACCCATGCCTGCCCTCCCGCGACTGGCGCGGGCGACGCGGCGGGGCGGGGTGCGCATGCGGCGGCGAGACAGACGAGAGCGGCTGTGGTGGAGAGAGTGCGGGAGGTGCGTCGCATCGGCTGGGTGGGTGGGGCGATGGGAATGACGATGTGGGCCGCGCACCAGGCGGGCATGCGCGGAAGCGGATCACGAGCGGGAGAGACC
Above is a genomic segment from Longimicrobiaceae bacterium containing:
- a CDS encoding DUF3574 domain-containing protein, which codes for MEDRLYFGRGIAGGDSVTEAQWMEFLRERVTPRFPDGLTVFHAAGQWRNPDGSIQREGTLVLDLLHPGTMAADTAVEGIARDYETRFRQQSVLRVTTPATVRFVQ